CGCGCACCTGGTTGCGCGCCGCCGGGCTGGCCAGCACCACGTGGCCGCGCAGCAGCCCGTACACGGCCAGCGTGGCGTTGTAGGGCACGAAGCACAGCAGGAAGATGACCAGGCTGGCCAGCAGGAGGCGCACCGTCTTCCGCCGCTGCTGGCTCCGCGTGGCGTAGGGCCGCGCCAGGGTGCAGAAGACGCGGACCGAAGAGTAGACCACGGCTGCCAGGGGCAGCAGGAATCCGAGCGCCTCGGCCAGCAGCAGGAGCGGCAGCAGCCTTCCCTTCCACAGCTCGTCGCTGAAGTTCTCGAAGCACAGGTGCACCCGGCGGCCGTCGCGGGTGCAGGTCGAGGGCCGGTGCACCAGGACGGTGGGCACGGCGAACAGCAGGATGAGCGCCCACACGCCCAGGCAGAGCAGCCGCGCCACGCGGGGCCGCCGCAGGTGGCGCAGCCGCAGCGGGTGCACGATAGCGGCGTAGCGGTCCACGTTGATGAGGGTCAGGAAGATGCAGCTGCCGTACATGTTCATCTGGAAGACGGCGCCCGCCAGCTGGCACAGGAGGTCCGAGAAGGGCCAGTAGTGCTGCGCATAGTAGGAGAGGCGCAAGGGCAGCGAGAGGCTGAAGAGGAGGTCGCTGGCCGCCAGGTTGCACATGTACACGCTCACCACCGAGTGCACGCGCAGCGCGCGCAGGAAGACCCAGAGGGCCAGCGCGTTGAGGGGGAGCCCTGCAGCCAGCACCAGGCTGTAGACCACCAAGTGCAGGCGGTGGATGGGCTGGTGGTCCGGGCACCTGAGATCAGAGTCGTTGGCCGAGGAGTTGGCCAGCATCGTGCCCAAGGGCGAGGAGGAGCTAGGCCGGGGGCGTCACGGGGGCGCACCCGCGTCCTGGCTTCGCGTTCATCTCCAGTCTCCAGGTCAGGGGCCTGGAGGCTGCACAGAGTCCCAGAGCAAGTGCGGGCCGGGCATAGGCCTGTGGGCTGTGGCTGCAGGACGGACAGCTGTGAAGGATCAGATGCCTTTGGTCAGAGCTTCATCGGCCGCAGTGGAGACCTGGCACAGGAGGGAAGCCAGAAGTCAAGACTGTGCAAGGAAGGGCTGAAGACACAAATGCCATATAGCTGAACCTGCTGGCCTCTTGGGCCTTTTCTCAGCCTCACATCTTTCCTCCACCGTCCTTCTGGCCAGAACAGCTTTC
The genomic region above belongs to Balaenoptera musculus isolate JJ_BM4_2016_0621 chromosome 10, mBalMus1.pri.v3, whole genome shotgun sequence and contains:
- the LPAR5 gene encoding lysophosphatidic acid receptor 5; amino-acid sequence: MLANSSANDSDLRCPDHQPIHRLHLVVYSLVLAAGLPLNALALWVFLRALRVHSVVSVYMCNLAASDLLFSLSLPLRLSYYAQHYWPFSDLLCQLAGAVFQMNMYGSCIFLTLINVDRYAAIVHPLRLRHLRRPRVARLLCLGVWALILLFAVPTVLVHRPSTCTRDGRRVHLCFENFSDELWKGRLLPLLLLAEALGFLLPLAAVVYSSVRVFCTLARPYATRSQQRRKTVRLLLASLVIFLLCFVPYNATLAVYGLLRGHVVLASPAARNQVRGVLMVMVLLAGANCVLDPLVYYYSAEGFRNTLRGLSSPLRARTSATKGSRGAPAEPPAETSHATVPAAASQGLLRPSDPRGSFTRCPEDSSL